The nucleotide window TGGCCGTGGTATGTGGCTGGTCCTGCTATCGGGCTTACTGTTCCCGCCTTATTGTTGTTGGGTAACAAAACTTTCGGGATTTCCTCGTCACTGCGGCACTTATGCGCGGCTTGTGTTCCTGCCAAAATAAGTTTTTTCCAATACGATTGGCGCAAAGAACGCTGGAATTTAAGTTTTGTATTGGGCATCACGCTGGGAGCTTTTATTGCATCTTGGTTGTTGGTTTCGCCTGATTATCAGATGGGCATTGCACCTGATTTGCGCGAAGAATTGGCCAGTTATGGCCTTTCCCAAAATCCTGATGTGTTGGCACAGCAACTTTTTGGCCTGTCCAATTTGCTGACAATCAGAGGGTTGTTAATGATGGTTGGTGGTGGATTTTTGGTGGGGTTTGGCACGCGTTATGCGGGCGGCTGCACGTCTGGCCACTCCATTAGTGGCATTGCCAATTTGCAATGGCCGTCTTTGGTGGCTACCATTTGTTTTATGCTTGGCGGAATCATTGTGGCAAATTTTGTACTGCCGTTTATTCTGCAACTCTAAGGCGTTTTGATTCTTGAAAAATAAAAAAGCCTCCGTAACACATTGGATTACGGAGGCTTTACATTTCATTGGCAGGCTATGCGATTCGACTAACTTATTTCGATCTGCTCGCCTTGTTTGTTGATAAACTTAAAGTCTGTAACACCTAAAGACGTATCTTCTACTACTTTTATCCAAGTGTGGTATCTAAAAAGCCACTGTACTTGTCTGGAGAAGAATCCTTTGGTGTAATAAGAATACAAAAACGGGTGCATACGGACGGTGAGTCCTTTTTCGTTTTGTTTACCAACGATAAATTCAATGTTTTGTTCTATCAGGTCAGCAACCAAGATACTGGCCGATATTTTCCCGGTGCCGTTGCACGTAGGGCAGGTTTCGAGTGTGATAACATTCATTTCGGGGCGCACGCGTTGTCGGGTGATTTGCATGAGTCCAAATTTGGACAGAGGCAAAACCGTAAACTTGGAGCGTTCTCCCTGCATTTCGGTTTTCATTTGTTCATAGATAAGGCGTTTGTTCTCAGCCTTTTTCATGTCTATGAAGTCAATAACAATGATACCGCCCATATCGCGCAAGCGCAGTTGTCGGGCTATTTCGCGAGCAGCTTCTTTGTTGGCATTAAAGGCCGTCGTTTCTTGGTCTTCCGCTTCGGCTTTGTTGGCACTGCTGCCGCTGTTCACGTCAATTACGTGCAATGCTTCGGTGTGTTCTATAATCAGGTAACCGCCACTTGGCAGGCTTACCGACTTCCCAAAGAGTGTTTTGAGTTGTTTCTCTATACCGGCAGCCTCAAAAAGTTTGGCTTTACCAGTATGCAAGCGCACTATTTTTTCTTTGTCGGGGGCGAAGTTGCGAATGTAGTTTTTGACCTCGTCATAAATTTCTTTGCTATCTACCGATACGCCGTCAAAACTTTCGTTTAACAAATCTCGTAGCATAGAAGAAACGCGGTTCATTTCGCCGATTACCTTGTCGCGAGGGCGAGCCGTGCGCAACAAGCCAAATCCTTCTTCCCATTTTTGTACCAAATTGCTCAAATCTTTGTCCAATTCGGCTACGTCTTTTCCTTCGGCTACGGTGCGAATAATTACGCCAAAATTATCTGGCTTAATGGATTGCATCAGGCGCGAAAGGCGTTGACGTTCTTCTTTGCTGGTTATTTTTTTGGAAATACTGATAGCGTCCGAAAAGGGCACTAACACTATGTACCGACCAGCCAGAGACAACTCGCAGGAAAGGCGAGGCCCTTTTGTTGAGATAGGTTCTTTGATGACTTGCACCAATACCTGTTGGCCTTTGCTCAACACTTGCGTCATGTTGCCCAATTTCTCAATTTCTGGCTCATATTTGAAGCCGTTGAGTTTGTGCGTAGCCGCTTTGTTGCTTTGCGAATTTTTCAGAAACTTGTTGAGCGAACGAATGTTAGGCCCCAAATCCTGATAATGCAAAAAGGCATCTTTCTCATGGCCGATGTCCACGAAAGCCGCATTCAGCCCTTTGGACACCTTCCGTACCACGCCCAGATAAATGTCGCCTACCGTGAAGGTATTGCCATTTTCTTCTACGTGATACTCAATTAGTTGCTTGTTTTGTAAGAGAGCAATTCTATCACCTTTTTGAGTAGAACTGATTAGCAATTCGTTGCTCAAATTCGTAGCGATTTAGAATGAACGGGAATAAAACAGTAAAATGATAGCCATGCAATAAAGCATTACACAGCTATCATTTAGTATAGTATAAGACAACTATTTTTTCTTGTGTCTGTTTTTTCTCAAACGCTTCTTTCTCTTGTGTGTAGCGATTTTGTGTCTTTTTCTTTTTTTACCGCAAGGCATAATTTGTCCTGTTTTGAAGTGAAACAATTATTTTAACTTTGTGGAAACCAGTTAGTTGCCACGTGGAAAGTATTTCAGGCCGTTTTGGTTATAGGGCTTGTAATTCTGCCAGATTTTCGTCCACCGATTCTTGTACGGCGGGGTCTT belongs to Flexibacter flexilis DSM 6793 and includes:
- a CDS encoding YeeE/YedE family protein, with protein sequence MIDWLRSPWPWYVAGPAIGLTVPALLLLGNKTFGISSSLRHLCAACVPAKISFFQYDWRKERWNLSFVLGITLGAFIASWLLVSPDYQMGIAPDLREELASYGLSQNPDVLAQQLFGLSNLLTIRGLLMMVGGGFLVGFGTRYAGGCTSGHSISGIANLQWPSLVATICFMLGGIIVANFVLPFILQL
- a CDS encoding Rne/Rng family ribonuclease — translated: MSNELLISSTQKGDRIALLQNKQLIEYHVEENGNTFTVGDIYLGVVRKVSKGLNAAFVDIGHEKDAFLHYQDLGPNIRSLNKFLKNSQSNKAATHKLNGFKYEPEIEKLGNMTQVLSKGQQVLVQVIKEPISTKGPRLSCELSLAGRYIVLVPFSDAISISKKITSKEERQRLSRLMQSIKPDNFGVIIRTVAEGKDVAELDKDLSNLVQKWEEGFGLLRTARPRDKVIGEMNRVSSMLRDLLNESFDGVSVDSKEIYDEVKNYIRNFAPDKEKIVRLHTGKAKLFEAAGIEKQLKTLFGKSVSLPSGGYLIIEHTEALHVIDVNSGSSANKAEAEDQETTAFNANKEAAREIARQLRLRDMGGIIVIDFIDMKKAENKRLIYEQMKTEMQGERSKFTVLPLSKFGLMQITRQRVRPEMNVITLETCPTCNGTGKISASILVADLIEQNIEFIVGKQNEKGLTVRMHPFLYSYYTKGFFSRQVQWLFRYHTWIKVVEDTSLGVTDFKFINKQGEQIEIS